ACAGGACAACTATTCGCTCAAGCAAAGCTTCTTTATGTTGCTGGGGGTACTATTGTTTTACTTGGTTTATTCACACCAATTCCTAACTGGGTAACGTTACCAATTGGTATTTCACTTATTGCAGGTGCTTACATGATGGAACGTAAGAAACCAGAGGATGAGGAAGAATTACTTGAAATTGAGGAAGAAGTGGCAACAGACGGCATGAAGAGCCCTGAAAATGTTGTGAATTTATTAAATGTGGACCCAATTGAATTTGAATTTGGCTATGGCTTAATCCCACTAGTAGATGCAGCCCAAGGTGGGGACTTATTGGATCGCGTCATCATGATTCGACGCCAACTAGCATTGGAACTAGGGATTGTCATTCCAGTTGTTCGTATTCGTGATAATATTCAACTTCAGCCAAATGAATACCGCATAAAAATTAAAGGTAATGAAATGGCTCGTGGGGAGCTCCTACTCGATCATTATTTAGCGATGAGCCCTGGAGATGATGATTCAATCGAGGGTATTGATACTGTTGAACCGTCATTTGGTCTTCCTGCAAAATGGATTACAGAGCAAGTGAAAGAGGATGCCGAGATGTCTGGTTATACAGTTGTTGATCCACCGAGTGTTGTGTCAACACACCTAACAGAAATGATTCGAGCAAATGCGCATGAATTATTAGGACGTCAGGAAACGAAACAATTAATTGACCATTTACGTGAAACACATCCAATTTTAGTTGAAGAATTAACACCTGCACCATTATCTACAGGAGAAATCCAAAAAGTACTGGGCAAGCTTCTTCGAGAAAATGTTTCTGTACGTAACTTGCCAATTATTTTCGAAACATTAGCAGACTATGCAAAACTAACAAGTGATACCGATATATTAACAGAGTATGTTCGTCAGTCATTAGCTCGTCAAATTACCTCTCAATATGTAGGAGACAGCTCATCATTGAAAGTCATTACTGTATCGGGTAAAGTAGAGAAAATGATTGCAGATAGCATTCAGCAAACGGATCACGGCAATTATTTAGCGATGGATCCTCAAGATTCTCAAACGGTGCTAGAGACCATTGCATCAGAGGTTGAGCGTGTGTCCTTTATGGAACAATCTGCTATTATATTGTGCTCACCAGCTGTTCGTATGTATTTACGTCAGCTGACAGAACGCTATTTCCCGCAGATTCCGGTATTATCTTATAATGAACTTGATGCTTCTATTGAAATTCAAAGTGTTGGGGTGGTGAATGTTGAGTGAAAATGAAAAAATATTATGCATCTTCCATACCAGAAGCAATGAAGCTTGTGCGTGCTGATTTAGGCGACGATGCTGTCATTTTGAATTCAAAAGTAGTCGTAACAAAGAAACTTTTTGGGCTTGTTAAAAAGAAAAGTTTTGAAGTTGTTGCAGGGATTGACACGATGGAGCCAAGCAATACGGCTCCAACAGCACCTGCAAGTATGCCTATGATTCCTGCTAAAAAAGAAAATGCTAGTTTACTAGAGATTACGAATGCTGTGCAAGCTATTCAACATGCTCAGCCTAAGCAAGAAATAACTTTGCAAGATGAGTCAGGTATGTCTGAAGAACTGAGGAAGGAAATTGCAGATTTAAAATCATTAATGCAATCAATGCACAAGAAGGCTACCCAAGCTCAATATCCCGATGAACTCTTATCCTTCATTGAATACTTAAGACAGCAAGAGCTAAATGAGGAGCTCATCACAACGATTGGTGATGAGCTTTTTGCGCATTTCAAAGAAGCTTCAGAAATCAATTTTTCACAATGCAAGCTAATTGCCAAAAACTTGTTGCGTAAAAAACTAGAAGGGTTGCCGATTGCAGGCCTATCCTATGAACGGAAATATATTAATGTGCTAGGACCAACGGGTGTCGGCAAGACAACGACAATTGCTAAAATGGCAGCTCGAGCAGTTTTAGAGAAAAAGAAAAAAATAGGCTTTATTACTACAGATACATACCGAATTGCTGCCATTGAGCAGTTAAAAACGTATGCGGGCCTATTACAAGCGCCTGTTGAAATTGCTTATAATTCGACAGATTACGAACAAGCTGTGCAACGATTGTCCCATTTAGATTTAGTCTTTATTGATACTGCGGGCCGCAATTATAAGGAAGCAAAATATGTAGACGATTTACAGCGTCTTATTAAGTTTGATGATCAAGCTGAATCCTTTCTAGTACTTGCTATGACGGCAAAAGAAAGGGATATGACCAATATTATTGAGCAATTTAAAAGTGTTCCAATTGAAAAATTTATTTTTACGAAGATTGATGAAACAAATTCTATTGGCACAATGATTAATTTAATGATTAAATATAATAAAGGACTTGCTTACTATACCAATGGTCAAGAAGTACCAGAAGATATTGAAGAAGCTGATTTAGAAGCAGTGCTTAATATGTTTTTCCAAGGTGAAGAAAAATGAGAGATCAAGCAGAAACATTACGCTTGAAAATGCTGAAACGGCAAGGTGAATTAGGTAAAACAATTGCCGTTGTTAGCGGTAAGGGTGGAGTTGGTAAAAGTAACTTTTCAATGAACTTTGCAATTAATTTAGCGAGTAAGGACAAAAAAGTAGCAATTGTAGATATGGATATTGGGATGGGGAATATCAATATATTAATTGGAAAAAATGTTTCTTATAGTTTAAAAGATTACTTAGAAGGAAATAAATCACTAGATGAGGTAATATTTGAAGGGCCACATGGTTTACAATGTATTGCTGGTGGCTCTGGTATGTCGAGTGTACTGGAATGGTCGGAGGCCATGTTTGAGAGACTGATTCATGCTTTTGAACAACTCCAAAAAAACTTCGACTATATCCTATTTGATATGGGAGCAGGCGCGACAAAATGGTCATTAGAGTTATTAACATCTATTGATGAAATTATAGTTATTACAACAGCTGAACCAACCTCTATTACAGATGCCTATTCGATGATGAAATATATTCATGTTCGTGATATGGATAAGCAATTTTATTTACTTTGTAATCGTGCTTTTTCTAAAGAAGAAGGTATTGAAACGATTGAACGTTTAAAGCTTACAATGAAACGTTTTCTAGACAAAGAGGTTATAGTATTGGGTTCCTTACCTGAGGACCCTGTTGTGCGTAATGCTGTGCGCGAGCAAGTACCATTTTCAATCGCATATCCAGAAGCACTTATTTCTAAAACACTTCAACTGATAGTGGCTCGGTTTATGGAACAACGTATGGAGGAAGTGCATGCACATGAACAGTCAGCAAGTAAATTCTTATCTAAACTTAGAAGTATTTTTTCGAAAGGGCGTGATTAATTGGACTTTGTACATAAAAGCAAGCTTTTAGTCGTTGATGATTCTGCTTTTATGAGAAAGCTAATTAGTGACTTTTTTGTTGGAAACTCGAGGGTTGAAGTAGTTGGAACAGCACGAAATGGAAAAGATGCGATTAAGAAAATCCAAACATTAAAACCAACAGTCGTGACAATGGATATTGAAATGCCTGAAATGAATGGACTCGATGCATTAAATGAAATTATGACAATTTGTCCAGTGCCTGTCGTCATGCTTTCGAGTACAACCCAGCGAGGGGCTGAAAATGCACTAACTGCGATCGAGTATGGAGCAGTTGATTTTGTTGCGAAACCTAGCGGAACAATTTCTCTTGATTT
This DNA window, taken from Lysinibacillus sp. FSL M8-0337, encodes the following:
- the flhA gene encoding flagellar biosynthesis protein FlhA; this encodes MKVRDIGVLGAVILIVAMLIIPLPPWMLSFLIVINITLGLIVLLTAMSMKEALDFSIFPSVILLLTLFRLGLSVSTTRAILANGDAGSVVETFGDFVVGGNVLVGLVVFLILVLIQFIVITKGAERVAEVAARFTLDAMPGKQMSIDADLNAGVISEREARERRDKVAGEADFYGAMDGATKFVKGDAIASMVMVIINLLFGIIIGVVQMGLPFAEAATHFSKLTVGDGIVSQIPALLISTATGIVVTRASSKGSLGEDITGQLFAQAKLLYVAGGTIVLLGLFTPIPNWVTLPIGISLIAGAYMMERKKPEDEEELLEIEEEVATDGMKSPENVVNLLNVDPIEFEFGYGLIPLVDAAQGGDLLDRVIMIRRQLALELGIVIPVVRIRDNIQLQPNEYRIKIKGNEMARGELLLDHYLAMSPGDDDSIEGIDTVEPSFGLPAKWITEQVKEDAEMSGYTVVDPPSVVSTHLTEMIRANAHELLGRQETKQLIDHLRETHPILVEELTPAPLSTGEIQKVLGKLLRENVSVRNLPIIFETLADYAKLTSDTDILTEYVRQSLARQITSQYVGDSSSLKVITVSGKVEKMIADSIQQTDHGNYLAMDPQDSQTVLETIASEVERVSFMEQSAIILCSPAVRMYLRQLTERYFPQIPVLSYNELDASIEIQSVGVVNVE
- a CDS encoding MinD/ParA family protein — its product is MRDQAETLRLKMLKRQGELGKTIAVVSGKGGVGKSNFSMNFAINLASKDKKVAIVDMDIGMGNINILIGKNVSYSLKDYLEGNKSLDEVIFEGPHGLQCIAGGSGMSSVLEWSEAMFERLIHAFEQLQKNFDYILFDMGAGATKWSLELLTSIDEIIVITTAEPTSITDAYSMMKYIHVRDMDKQFYLLCNRAFSKEEGIETIERLKLTMKRFLDKEVIVLGSLPEDPVVRNAVREQVPFSIAYPEALISKTLQLIVARFMEQRMEEVHAHEQSASKFLSKLRSIFSKGRD
- the flhF gene encoding flagellar biosynthesis protein FlhF; the encoded protein is MKMKKYYASSIPEAMKLVRADLGDDAVILNSKVVVTKKLFGLVKKKSFEVVAGIDTMEPSNTAPTAPASMPMIPAKKENASLLEITNAVQAIQHAQPKQEITLQDESGMSEELRKEIADLKSLMQSMHKKATQAQYPDELLSFIEYLRQQELNEELITTIGDELFAHFKEASEINFSQCKLIAKNLLRKKLEGLPIAGLSYERKYINVLGPTGVGKTTTIAKMAARAVLEKKKKIGFITTDTYRIAAIEQLKTYAGLLQAPVEIAYNSTDYEQAVQRLSHLDLVFIDTAGRNYKEAKYVDDLQRLIKFDDQAESFLVLAMTAKERDMTNIIEQFKSVPIEKFIFTKIDETNSIGTMINLMIKYNKGLAYYTNGQEVPEDIEEADLEAVLNMFFQGEEK